GGCTTCCTTGGCCCCAACGGCGCAGGCAAGACCACTACGATAAAGATCATGAACCGACTGACCTTTCCGGATGCTGGGAGGGCGACCCTGTTCGGCGAGGATGTCCAGGGTGGTGCGGAGCTGCGCCGCCGCATCGGCTTCATGCCGGAACAGCCGTATTTCTACGAATATCTCACCGCCCTGGAGTTCCTTCGCCTGTGCGGCCAGCTTTGCGGGATGTCCCGCGGGGAGACGGATGCGCGCTCCGCGGAGCTCCTCTCCCGCGTCGGGTTGGAAGACGCCCGGGGAAAGTCCATCCGGAAATTTTCGAAGGGGATGATGCAGCGGCTGGGGCTTGCCCAGGCGCTGCTGCACGACCCCGAGCTGGTGATCCTCGACGAACCGATGTCCGGCCTTGATCCCATGGGGCGGATGGAGGTGCGCGGACTCATCAGGGACCTCAAGGCAGCGGGTAAAACAGTATTCTTCAGTTCCCACATCATCTCCGACGTCGAAGCGCTCTGCGACCGGGTCATCATGCTGGACAAGGGGTGCAAGGTCGCGGAGGGGCGGGTGGAAGAGCTGATCGGCGCAGAGATCCTCTTCGTCGAGCTTGTCCTTTCCCCGGTCCCGTCCCCCGGGAGGTTGACAGCCGCAGGGATTCCGCCTGGCGCCGGGCAGGTCCAAGGCGAACTTTTCCTGCTCAGAGCTCCCGGTTATCCGGAGGCCAACCGGTGGATGGCGGAACTCATGAAAGACGGCATTACTGTCCTTTCCTGCGTCCCGGCGAAGAAGCGCCTCGAGGACATCTTCTTCGAGCGGGTAGGGGGAAACGGAACGAGGAGCGAGGGGTAGCATGGTCCGCAGAGTTCTTTCGATCTGTTCCAATACCTTCCGCGAGACGATTCGAAACAAGATCCTCTACGCCATCCTTGCGTTTGCCTTTTTCGCCATCGGGATGACCTTTTTCCTTGCGGATCTTTCCGTCGGGGACTTCGCCCGGATCATCGCCGACGTCGGCCTGGCCAGCATCCATGTGTTCGGCGTCGTCATGGCGATCTTCCTGGGGATCACGCTGATCAGCAACGAGGTGGACCGGAGAACCATCTACATCATCCTCTCCAAGCCGGTGCGGCGCCACGAGTTCATCCTGGGGAAGACCCTCGGGCTGAGCCTTACCCTCGCGCTCACGACGCTCGCGATGGCAGCGGTGCTGTTCGCCGTGCACATGGCGTACCGGTACGGCGGGAGGGCGGAGCCGGGGATCTTCGTCGCGTCCGCCGGGATCTACATGGAGCTGGT
The sequence above is a segment of the Thermodesulfobacteriota bacterium genome. Coding sequences within it:
- a CDS encoding ABC transporter ATP-binding protein, producing MKNGRRILAIERLTKSFPTGFWRKPVRVLSDLTCEVYENEIVGFLGPNGAGKTTTIKIMNRLTFPDAGRATLFGEDVQGGAELRRRIGFMPEQPYFYEYLTALEFLRLCGQLCGMSRGETDARSAELLSRVGLEDARGKSIRKFSKGMMQRLGLAQALLHDPELVILDEPMSGLDPMGRMEVRGLIRDLKAAGKTVFFSSHIISDVEALCDRVIMLDKGCKVAEGRVEELIGAEILFVELVLSPVPSPGRLTAAGIPPGAGQVQGELFLLRAPGYPEANRWMAELMKDGITVLSCVPAKKRLEDIFFERVGGNGTRSEG
- a CDS encoding ABC transporter permease subunit gives rise to the protein MVRRVLSICSNTFRETIRNKILYAILAFAFFAIGMTFFLADLSVGDFARIIADVGLASIHVFGVVMAIFLGITLISNEVDRRTIYIILSKPVRRHEFILGKTLGLSLTLALTTLAMAAVLFAVHMAYRYGGRAEPGIFVASAGIYMELVLLTCLACLFSTFTTPVLSAIFTISLFLLGHLTGYLHSVAEQSEVAVVQWGGKALYYLLPNLEIFNWKNEVPFGGLRSSAVPFWAAGYLLGYAACVLCLSCFLFARKDFK